A single region of the Halorussus gelatinilyticus genome encodes:
- a CDS encoding DUF7344 domain-containing protein — MATETTRPSREEVFDAVKNLRRRYVLYYLQRYGGPVDLGELAEQVAAWENDTTVAEVSPSQRKSVYSALHQTHLPKLESAAVLRYDPERSLVRATERTERLELQLASDPQTSVPWHRLYLTLATVSLVLLASVWVGLYPFTLLSGVQYALLVVAVFGVTALFHTHDLRQWRRRADNAAPDFILELND; from the coding sequence ATGGCTACCGAAACCACACGTCCATCTCGGGAGGAAGTGTTCGACGCCGTGAAGAACCTCCGGCGTCGGTACGTCCTCTACTATCTCCAGCGATACGGCGGACCGGTAGACCTCGGCGAACTCGCCGAGCAGGTCGCGGCGTGGGAGAACGACACCACGGTCGCGGAGGTGTCGCCGAGTCAGCGGAAATCCGTGTACAGCGCGCTCCACCAGACCCACCTCCCGAAGTTGGAGTCGGCCGCGGTGCTTCGCTACGACCCCGAACGGAGTCTGGTCCGAGCGACCGAGCGGACCGAGCGACTGGAGCTACAACTGGCCAGCGACCCTCAGACGTCGGTTCCGTGGCACCGACTCTACCTCACGCTCGCCACGGTGAGCCTCGTCCTGCTGGCGTCGGTCTGGGTCGGTCTCTACCCCTTCACGCTCCTCTCCGGCGTGCAGTACGCGCTGTTGGTCGTCGCGGTCTTCGGCGTGACGGCGCTGTTTCACACCCACGACCTGCGGCAGTGGCGACGCCGGGCCGACAACGCCGCGCCCGACTTCATCCTCGAACTGAACGACTGA
- a CDS encoding integrin alpha, whose amino-acid sequence MTDAPRLLPLVVPVFAALVVTATLPVPAATGLESSPTAPDGLDPTTGLDASQTTTGLNASQNVTLTGANASDRAGAAVAAVGDVNGDGVGDLLVGAPRADAAGNDSDTDAADAGSDANDSGAAYLFYGPVDREEVGLATADVTLVGARPGDRAGFAVAGGDVNGDGAADLLIGAPGYDANGNGPGGNDSDDDAAGAVHVVYGGDSLSRAVSSAGGDSSAGADSPSGTVSLAAANATLVGAGENDRAGWSVAVANGIDDRAAVVVGAPGNDSAGENAGAVYALGRDRFAGDSPDAISLATAGTELVGAQPGDRAGTAVAFAGHANVDGAADLLVGAPGHDAAGENGTESDGNESDGDGDEREDAGAAYLVPDALDAGRIDLAEAGAAFVGVAENDRAGAAVAFAGDPTGDGAADLLVGAPGDDAGGNASGAVYVVSGDATNRTARTLDSAVATLVGAESGDRAGAALAAVRCGDATDVLVGAPGSLAGPDGGESAGAAYLVSGADLDGRTDLADAAATLVGDAPGDRFGAAVAGGDVDGDGGDLLVGAPGTDATGNDSGTALLVRRDCANATGEATAGTTDESEETTDGTTERTTATTEIPTATATETTTSAANTTTAETQTETTTETTTETTTAETPTTTEATETTTETTETTTETTTATETTTTETTTTETTTETTTTESDDGNLEPGDSVGRDGDRRGRPDKGGERGTTTEREN is encoded by the coding sequence ATGACGGACGCTCCCCGACTGCTCCCGTTGGTCGTACCGGTTTTCGCCGCACTCGTCGTCACCGCGACCCTCCCGGTCCCCGCCGCGACGGGTCTCGAATCCTCTCCGACTGCCCCGGACGGTCTCGACCCCACGACCGGTCTCGACGCCTCCCAGACCACGACCGGTCTCAATGCTTCCCAGAACGTCACGCTGACTGGCGCGAACGCCAGTGACCGCGCCGGGGCCGCAGTCGCCGCGGTCGGCGACGTGAACGGCGACGGCGTCGGCGACCTGCTGGTCGGCGCGCCGCGGGCCGACGCCGCCGGAAACGACAGCGACACCGACGCCGCCGACGCAGGAAGCGACGCCAACGACTCCGGCGCGGCGTACCTCTTCTACGGACCGGTAGACCGCGAGGAAGTAGGTCTCGCCACGGCCGACGTCACCCTCGTCGGCGCGCGACCCGGCGACCGTGCCGGTTTCGCCGTGGCCGGCGGCGACGTGAACGGCGACGGTGCGGCCGACCTGCTAATCGGCGCGCCGGGCTACGACGCGAACGGAAACGGGCCCGGCGGGAACGACTCCGACGACGACGCCGCGGGCGCGGTCCACGTCGTCTACGGCGGCGACTCGCTCTCCCGCGCCGTCTCGTCCGCCGGGGGCGACTCGTCCGCCGGGGCGGATTCGCCGTCCGGCACCGTCTCGCTGGCCGCGGCGAACGCGACGCTCGTCGGCGCGGGCGAGAACGACCGCGCAGGGTGGTCGGTCGCAGTGGCGAACGGAATCGACGACCGCGCCGCGGTCGTCGTCGGCGCACCGGGCAACGACTCCGCCGGGGAGAACGCGGGCGCGGTCTACGCCCTCGGACGCGACCGCTTCGCCGGCGACTCCCCGGACGCGATTTCGCTCGCCACCGCCGGGACGGAGCTCGTCGGCGCGCAACCGGGCGACCGAGCGGGGACGGCGGTCGCGTTCGCGGGCCACGCGAACGTCGACGGCGCGGCCGACCTCCTCGTGGGCGCGCCGGGACACGACGCCGCCGGCGAGAACGGGACCGAGAGCGACGGCAACGAGAGCGACGGTGACGGAGACGAACGCGAGGACGCCGGCGCGGCCTACCTCGTGCCCGACGCCCTCGACGCCGGACGAATCGATCTCGCCGAGGCGGGCGCGGCGTTCGTCGGCGTCGCCGAGAACGACCGCGCAGGTGCGGCGGTCGCGTTCGCTGGCGACCCGACCGGCGACGGCGCGGCCGACCTCCTCGTGGGCGCGCCGGGCGACGACGCCGGCGGAAACGCCTCGGGTGCGGTCTACGTCGTCTCGGGCGACGCGACGAATCGGACGGCTCGCACGCTCGACTCGGCGGTCGCCACGCTCGTCGGCGCGGAATCGGGCGACCGCGCGGGTGCGGCGCTCGCAGCGGTCCGGTGCGGCGACGCGACCGACGTGCTGGTGGGCGCACCCGGTTCTCTCGCCGGCCCGGACGGCGGGGAGTCCGCGGGCGCGGCGTATCTCGTCTCCGGCGCGGACCTCGACGGCCGGACCGACCTCGCTGACGCGGCGGCGACGCTCGTCGGCGACGCGCCCGGCGACCGATTCGGCGCGGCGGTGGCCGGCGGCGACGTAGACGGCGACGGCGGCGACCTGCTGGTGGGCGCACCGGGGACCGACGCGACCGGAAACGACTCCGGCACGGCGCTCCTCGTCCGGCGCGACTGCGCGAACGCGACCGGCGAAGCGACGGCGGGGACCACCGATGAGAGCGAGGAAACCACCGACGGCACGACGGAGCGGACGACCGCGACGACCGAAATCCCGACCGCGACGGCCACCGAGACCACGACGTCCGCGGCGAACACCACGACTGCGGAGACGCAGACGGAGACGACCACGGAAACGACGACAGAGACCACGACCGCGGAGACGCCGACGACAACCGAAGCTACCGAGACGACTACGGAAACGACCGAGACGACCACGGAAACGACGACTGCGACCGAAACGACGACGACCGAGACCACGACGACGGAAACCACGACGGAGACGACCACCACCGAGTCCGACGACGGGAACCTCGAACCGGGCGACAGCGTGGGGCGTGACGGCGACCGACGCGGCAGGCCAGACAAGGGCGGAGAGCGCGGGACGACTACGGAACGCGAGAACTAG
- a CDS encoding S9 family peptidase, translated as MPTYDFERYLNVRSAKYPTFGPDGELAFLMDTTGVPQVWRLDEPGEWPRQLTFEEEAIGFADWSPERDELVFGMDQGGDERTQLFRLDADGETVTPLTDTPEAIHYWGGWNSDGSRFAFASNRRDESVFDVYVQGRDERGDDAEMVYEGDGWLSVSGWSPSDVSGSDATGGSSDASDGDRLALTEMHSSFDYDVYVLDVETGDLNHVTPHEGDVRFQSVYWGPDGDALYLITDEGTDTTYLARLDLDTEEIETVATGDDRAGADESRDPPSEDGNWNVESLTLDEDTGRFVFGTNVDGYTELTAAELTGETDFETFPAPDLPKAVTSGGTFDDDAERFAVTVTGSTENTNVYVVDAASGEAERWTDAATAGLPKESFVEPRLVHYETFDGREIPAFFSVPEDATPGETPVIVDIHGGPESQRRPSFHSVKQYFLNRGYAYLEPNVRGSTGYGTAYTHLDDVRNRMDSVKDVAAAVEWLRDQPEIDPEKVVAFGGSYGGFMVLAALTEYPDLWAAGVDVVGIANFVTFLENTGDWRREHREAEYGSLEEDREFLESISPTTNAENIRAPLLVLHGANDPRVPVGEAEQIVETVAEQGVPVEKLIFEDEGHGFSKLENRIEAYTTVADFLDEHV; from the coding sequence ATGCCGACGTACGATTTCGAGCGCTATCTCAACGTCAGAAGCGCGAAGTACCCCACGTTCGGTCCCGACGGCGAACTCGCGTTTCTGATGGACACGACGGGCGTCCCGCAGGTCTGGCGACTCGACGAACCCGGCGAGTGGCCCCGGCAACTCACCTTCGAGGAGGAGGCCATCGGCTTCGCGGACTGGTCGCCCGAGCGCGACGAACTCGTCTTCGGGATGGACCAGGGGGGCGACGAGCGCACTCAACTGTTCCGCCTCGACGCCGACGGCGAGACCGTCACGCCCCTGACCGACACGCCCGAGGCCATCCACTACTGGGGCGGGTGGAACTCCGACGGTTCGCGGTTCGCGTTCGCGTCGAACCGACGCGACGAGTCGGTCTTCGACGTGTACGTGCAGGGCCGCGACGAGCGGGGCGACGACGCCGAGATGGTCTACGAGGGCGACGGCTGGCTCTCGGTCTCGGGGTGGAGTCCGAGCGACGTCTCCGGGAGCGACGCGACCGGAGGCTCGTCGGACGCGTCCGACGGTGACCGCCTCGCGCTCACCGAGATGCACTCCAGTTTCGACTACGACGTGTACGTCCTCGACGTGGAGACCGGCGACCTGAACCACGTGACGCCCCACGAGGGCGACGTTCGCTTCCAGTCGGTCTACTGGGGTCCCGACGGCGACGCGCTCTACCTCATCACCGACGAGGGGACCGACACGACGTACCTCGCCCGCCTCGACCTCGACACCGAGGAGATAGAGACGGTGGCGACCGGCGACGACCGGGCCGGTGCCGACGAGTCCCGCGACCCGCCGTCCGAGGACGGCAACTGGAACGTCGAGAGCCTCACGCTCGACGAGGACACCGGCCGGTTCGTCTTCGGGACGAACGTGGACGGCTACACCGAACTCACGGCGGCCGAACTGACCGGCGAGACCGACTTCGAGACGTTCCCCGCGCCCGACCTCCCGAAGGCCGTCACCAGCGGCGGGACCTTCGACGACGACGCCGAGCGCTTCGCGGTCACCGTCACCGGAAGCACCGAGAACACCAACGTCTACGTCGTGGACGCGGCGTCGGGCGAGGCCGAGCGCTGGACCGACGCCGCCACCGCGGGCCTGCCGAAGGAGTCGTTCGTGGAACCCCGACTGGTCCACTACGAGACGTTCGACGGCCGAGAGATTCCGGCGTTCTTCTCGGTGCCCGAGGACGCGACGCCGGGCGAGACGCCGGTCATCGTGGACATCCACGGCGGTCCCGAGAGCCAGCGCCGCCCGAGTTTCCACTCGGTCAAGCAGTACTTCCTGAACCGGGGGTACGCCTACCTCGAACCGAACGTCCGCGGTTCGACGGGGTACGGCACGGCCTACACCCATCTGGACGACGTGCGAAACCGGATGGACTCGGTGAAAGACGTCGCGGCGGCGGTCGAGTGGCTCCGCGACCAGCCCGAAATCGACCCAGAGAAGGTCGTCGCCTTCGGCGGGTCGTACGGCGGATTCATGGTGCTGGCGGCGCTGACCGAGTACCCGGACCTCTGGGCAGCCGGCGTGGACGTGGTGGGCATCGCCAACTTCGTCACGTTCCTCGAGAACACGGGCGACTGGCGGCGCGAACACCGCGAGGCGGAGTACGGGTCGCTGGAGGAGGACCGCGAGTTCCTCGAATCCATCAGTCCGACGACCAACGCCGAGAACATCCGAGCGCCCCTGCTGGTCCTCCACGGCGCGAACGACCCCCGCGTCCCGGTCGGCGAGGCCGAGCAGATAGTCGAGACCGTCGCCGAGCAGGGCGTCCCGGTCGAGAAGCTGATATTCGAAGACGAGGGGCACGGCTTCTCGAAGCTGGAGAATCGCATCGAGGCGTACACCACGGTCGCCGACTTCTTGGACGAACACGTCTGA
- a CDS encoding DUF7344 domain-containing protein gives MAAETLHREDRDEANEPTDGAAFSQEVVFEMLSNSRRRYVVHYLLDNDRDAELRDLARAVAAWENDKRPDEVTSQERRRVYNALQQAHLPKMDDAGLVAFDASRGTVVAADGLADLRVYLEIVPGDEISWSQYYFLLGAFFGSMTLASLVGVDPFGAVPGVALAGAFALVLVASAAAHVYHDRKMRLGADERPPSA, from the coding sequence ATGGCCGCCGAAACGCTCCACCGAGAAGACCGCGACGAGGCGAACGAACCGACCGACGGGGCGGCGTTCTCGCAGGAAGTCGTCTTCGAGATGCTCAGCAACAGCCGCCGCCGGTACGTCGTCCACTACCTGCTGGACAATGACCGCGACGCCGAACTCCGAGACCTCGCCCGCGCGGTCGCGGCGTGGGAGAACGACAAGCGACCCGACGAGGTGACATCGCAGGAGCGCCGCCGGGTCTACAACGCGCTCCAGCAGGCCCATCTCCCGAAGATGGACGACGCGGGTCTCGTGGCGTTCGACGCCTCGCGGGGCACCGTCGTCGCGGCCGACGGCTTGGCCGACCTCCGGGTCTACCTCGAAATCGTCCCCGGCGACGAAATCTCGTGGAGCCAGTACTACTTCCTGCTCGGCGCGTTCTTCGGGTCGATGACGCTGGCCTCGCTGGTCGGCGTCGATCCGTTCGGCGCGGTGCCGGGGGTCGCGCTCGCCGGCGCGTTCGCGCTCGTCCTCGTCGCCTCGGCCGCGGCGCACGTCTACCACGACCGGAAGATGCGCCTCGGCGCGGACGAGCGCCCGCCGAGCGCGTGA
- a CDS encoding ABC transporter ATP-binding protein, which translates to MTAIETRGLTKRFGEDVVAVDSLDLTVESGEIFGFLGPNGAGKSTTINVLLDFIRPTEGSAEVLGYDAQRETQAIRRRVGVLPEGATLYDRLTGREHVEWVARTKGADADPDAILDRVGLGRDDRQRRTGGYSKGMSQRLALGMALVGDPDLLILDEPSSGLDPNGIQEMRDLLREEAERGTTVFFSSHILPQVEAVCDRVGIMSDGRLVAEDTIAGLREATGGSSEITATVDALPEGFDPATLADLAGVERASADGNDVTAVCSDPGAKMEVLKRIDEVATVRDVHSEEASLEDLFNRYTAADPGDGTGRTESEASGTDGEPEVEDASGVTA; encoded by the coding sequence ATGACCGCGATTGAGACCCGCGGACTGACCAAGCGCTTCGGCGAGGACGTGGTCGCGGTCGATTCGCTCGACCTCACCGTCGAATCGGGCGAGATATTCGGCTTCCTCGGGCCGAACGGCGCGGGCAAGTCCACGACCATCAACGTGTTGCTGGACTTCATCCGGCCGACCGAGGGGTCCGCCGAGGTACTGGGCTACGACGCCCAGCGCGAGACCCAAGCCATCCGCAGGCGGGTCGGCGTCCTGCCCGAGGGCGCGACGCTCTACGACCGCCTCACCGGGCGCGAACACGTCGAGTGGGTCGCCCGGACCAAGGGCGCGGACGCCGACCCCGACGCGATTCTCGACCGCGTGGGTCTCGGGCGCGACGACCGCCAGCGACGCACCGGCGGCTACTCGAAGGGGATGAGCCAGCGCCTCGCGCTCGGAATGGCACTGGTCGGCGACCCCGACCTCCTGATTCTGGACGAACCCTCGTCGGGCCTCGACCCGAACGGGATTCAGGAGATGCGCGACCTCCTCCGCGAGGAGGCCGAGCGAGGCACGACCGTCTTCTTCTCCAGCCACATCCTGCCGCAGGTCGAGGCGGTCTGCGACCGCGTGGGCATCATGAGCGACGGTCGGCTCGTCGCCGAGGACACCATCGCGGGCCTCCGGGAAGCGACCGGCGGGAGTAGCGAGATTACCGCCACCGTGGACGCGCTCCCCGAGGGCTTCGACCCGGCGACGCTCGCGGACCTCGCCGGCGTCGAGCGCGCCAGCGCCGACGGGAACGACGTCACCGCGGTCTGCTCGGACCCCGGCGCGAAGATGGAGGTCCTCAAGCGCATCGACGAGGTGGCGACGGTCCGAGACGTGCACTCCGAGGAAGCCTCGCTCGAAGACCTGTTCAACCGCTACACTGCCGCCGACCCCGGCGACGGGACCGGTCGGACGGAGAGCGAAGCGAGCGGAACCGACGGCGAACCCGAAGTCGAAGACGCCTCGGGGGTGACGGCGTGA
- a CDS encoding ABC transporter permease subunit: MSLRAVVGKDFKDVRRAKLLWFVGGIYTLFAALFFYTGSTGQEPSVLRQLWNMSGLAILFIPLVALVAAYLAVAGERESGSIKFLLSIPNRRRDVVFGKFLSRAALVCGAIVVAFAVGAVLTAALYPAVKLATFASVVGLVVYFALAYVAVAIGISALTASRSRAMAASVGYFFVFNVLWIQGSAFSVVGALRFVFEDTLGVALSQNAEQFVQSLSPAAAYLQSLRLAFPEGYRDIPPADPSTPFYLTPEFSLVILAAWVLLPLLVGYLRFERTDLG, translated from the coding sequence GTGAGCCTCCGCGCCGTCGTCGGCAAGGACTTCAAGGACGTTCGCCGCGCGAAACTGCTCTGGTTCGTCGGCGGCATCTACACTCTGTTCGCCGCGCTGTTCTTCTACACCGGCAGTACGGGACAGGAACCCTCGGTGCTGCGACAGCTCTGGAACATGTCGGGGCTGGCCATCCTGTTCATCCCGCTGGTCGCGCTCGTGGCGGCCTACCTCGCGGTCGCTGGCGAGCGCGAGTCCGGGAGCATCAAGTTCCTGCTGTCGATTCCGAACCGCCGCCGGGACGTGGTGTTCGGCAAGTTCCTCTCGCGGGCCGCGCTGGTCTGCGGGGCCATCGTCGTCGCGTTCGCGGTCGGGGCGGTCCTGACCGCGGCGCTCTACCCCGCCGTGAAACTCGCCACCTTCGCCAGCGTCGTCGGTCTCGTCGTCTACTTCGCGCTGGCGTACGTCGCCGTCGCCATCGGCATCTCGGCGCTGACCGCCTCCCGCTCGCGGGCGATGGCCGCGTCGGTCGGCTACTTCTTCGTGTTCAACGTCCTCTGGATTCAGGGGTCGGCGTTCTCGGTCGTCGGCGCGCTCCGGTTCGTCTTCGAGGACACGCTCGGGGTCGCGCTCTCGCAGAACGCCGAGCAGTTCGTCCAGTCGCTGAGTCCCGCGGCGGCGTACCTCCAGTCGCTCCGACTGGCGTTCCCCGAGGGCTACCGGGACATCCCGCCCGCGGACCCCTCGACGCCGTTCTACCTGACGCCAGAGTTCTCGCTCGTAATTCTGGCCGCGTGGGTTCTGCTCCCCCTGCTGGTGGGCTACCTGCGCTTCGAGCGGACCGACCTCGGATAG
- a CDS encoding NUDIX hydrolase, with protein MTVAERSRRRVAEAVARLERDYAAFEVVEKTWHHPPEAYESVRDRFEAGTIGGAGVWTTDEEGGVLLVRHEGGTAWSDPGGKQEPGESLEAAARRETREESGVEVELTGLRQVHRVEIRDDGGDAGDGEEGNRPPVYRLIAIFDGEPVSGETRPREGEIAEVRWWRERPDDLLYEELAEFPIPAGE; from the coding sequence ATGACCGTCGCAGAGCGCTCGCGCCGCCGGGTCGCCGAGGCCGTCGCCCGCCTCGAACGCGACTACGCCGCGTTCGAGGTCGTCGAGAAGACGTGGCACCATCCGCCCGAGGCGTACGAGTCGGTCCGCGACCGCTTCGAGGCCGGAACCATCGGCGGTGCGGGCGTCTGGACAACCGACGAAGAGGGCGGCGTCCTGCTCGTGCGCCACGAGGGCGGGACGGCGTGGAGCGACCCCGGCGGAAAACAGGAACCGGGCGAGAGCCTCGAAGCCGCCGCCCGCCGCGAGACCCGCGAGGAGTCGGGCGTCGAGGTCGAACTGACCGGACTCCGGCAGGTCCACCGCGTCGAGATTCGGGACGACGGCGGCGATGCGGGCGACGGCGAGGAAGGAAACCGGCCGCCCGTCTACCGACTCATCGCCATCTTCGACGGCGAGCCAGTCTCGGGGGAGACTCGACCGCGGGAGGGCGAAATCGCGGAGGTTCGCTGGTGGCGCGAGCGCCCCGACGACCTGCTGTACGAGGAGTTGGCCGAGTTTCCGATTCCGGCCGGGGAGTGA
- a CDS encoding DoxX family protein translates to MSLLGSDSTDSVAETAQEAKRAATGESPPKTHSTSFKLARVLFGGVLAFTAIDNLRNLDEMVGYAESKGAPEPERTVPFISGSLLFGGIGIAAWKFPRLAAGAVAAFLVSVTPAMHDFWAIDDDQQREQELIHFLKNVALLGGAIAFLRIGQDD, encoded by the coding sequence GTGTCACTACTCGGAAGCGATTCGACAGACAGCGTCGCGGAAACCGCACAGGAAGCCAAGCGAGCGGCGACGGGCGAATCCCCGCCCAAGACCCACTCCACGTCGTTCAAACTCGCCCGCGTCCTGTTCGGCGGCGTGCTGGCGTTCACGGCGATAGACAACCTCCGGAACCTGGACGAGATGGTCGGCTACGCCGAGAGCAAGGGCGCGCCCGAACCCGAGCGGACCGTTCCGTTCATCAGCGGAAGCCTGCTGTTCGGCGGCATCGGCATCGCAGCGTGGAAGTTCCCGCGTCTCGCGGCCGGAGCGGTGGCGGCCTTCCTCGTGTCCGTCACGCCCGCCATGCACGACTTCTGGGCCATCGACGACGACCAGCAGAGAGAGCAGGAACTGATACACTTCCTGAAGAACGTCGCCCTGCTCGGCGGCGCGATCGCCTTCCTCCGAATCGGTCAGGACGACTGA
- a CDS encoding NAD(P)-dependent glycerol-1-phosphate dehydrogenase: protein MFDKSTWIRLPRNVVVGHGVLDRTVEAVSELHLHGRPLVVTSPTPRQVAAEQVAADFEEAGEDPAVVEIGEASFESVQRVIGAAEEIDAGYLVGVGGGKAIDIAKMASHDLGRGFVSVPTAASHDGIVSGRGSVPEGDTRHSVAAEPPLAVIADTEILADAPWELTTAGCADIISNYTATKDWRLANRLQNVEYHHYAAALAEMTAEMLVEEADSIKQGLEESAWAVVKALVSSGVAMSIADSSRPASGAEHLFSHQLDRMVPDAALHGHQVGIGTIVAEYLHGGNWRGVRDALATIGAPTTAAELGIEEETVVTALTSAHEIRDRYTILGNGMSEAAAYEAVETTGVI, encoded by the coding sequence ATGTTCGACAAATCGACGTGGATTCGCCTGCCGCGCAACGTGGTAGTCGGCCACGGCGTCCTCGACCGGACCGTCGAGGCGGTCTCGGAACTCCACCTCCACGGGCGGCCGCTGGTCGTCACCAGCCCCACGCCCCGGCAGGTGGCCGCAGAGCAGGTGGCCGCCGACTTCGAGGAGGCGGGCGAGGACCCCGCGGTGGTCGAAATCGGGGAGGCCAGCTTCGAGTCGGTCCAGCGGGTCATCGGCGCGGCCGAGGAGATAGACGCCGGCTACCTCGTCGGCGTCGGCGGGGGGAAGGCCATCGACATCGCCAAGATGGCCAGCCACGACCTCGGGCGCGGGTTCGTCTCGGTTCCGACCGCCGCGAGCCACGACGGCATCGTCTCGGGCCGGGGGTCGGTCCCGGAGGGCGACACGCGTCACAGCGTCGCCGCGGAGCCGCCGCTCGCCGTCATCGCCGACACCGAGATTCTGGCCGACGCGCCGTGGGAACTGACGACCGCCGGCTGTGCGGACATCATCAGCAACTACACCGCGACCAAGGACTGGCGGCTGGCCAACCGGCTCCAGAACGTCGAGTACCACCACTACGCCGCCGCGCTCGCGGAGATGACCGCCGAGATGCTGGTCGAGGAGGCCGACTCGATAAAGCAGGGCCTCGAAGAGTCGGCGTGGGCCGTCGTCAAGGCGCTGGTCTCCTCGGGCGTGGCGATGTCCATCGCGGACTCCTCGCGCCCCGCCTCGGGCGCTGAACACCTCTTCTCCCACCAGTTGGACCGGATGGTCCCCGACGCCGCGCTCCACGGCCATCAGGTGGGTATCGGCACCATCGTCGCCGAGTACCTCCACGGCGGCAACTGGCGGGGCGTACGCGACGCGCTGGCGACCATCGGCGCGCCCACCACGGCCGCGGAGTTGGGCATCGAGGAAGAGACGGTCGTCACGGCGCTGACCTCGGCCCACGAGATTCGGGACCGCTACACGATTCTGGGCAACGGGATGAGCGAGGCGGCCGCCTACGAGGCCGTCGAGACGACCGGCGTCATCTGA
- a CDS encoding NAD-dependent epimerase/dehydratase family protein, which yields MDTALVIGGTRFIGRHLVSELRDHDYDVTIFNRGNHDNPFEETEGVAHYEGDRSNETALEQAKREVEPDAVFDCVAYQPREVRAATEIFSDADAYVYISSGDAYGNEEIPKREGETELRPCTMEQATDDSGETYGNRKAEGDRAIRAAADRGVNAYSVRPCIVYGPHDYTERLDYWIDRVANYDRVVVPGDGDNVWHRAYVEDVASALRVVAEEGTPGESYNVGDRRVVTIDEMLKLIADALDSAEPRSADTSSGQGPRDTDLEIVHAGERELAAADLASDDFVLYRDYPHVLDTDKLADLGWDSTPLSEAMATTVEEHLDSDRDGSEYDPGREAEERVLGVLDTL from the coding sequence ATGGACACCGCACTCGTTATCGGCGGCACGCGGTTCATCGGCCGCCACCTCGTCTCTGAACTGCGCGACCACGACTACGACGTGACCATCTTCAACCGGGGGAACCACGACAACCCCTTCGAAGAGACCGAGGGCGTCGCTCACTACGAGGGCGACCGGAGCAACGAGACCGCGCTCGAACAGGCGAAGCGGGAGGTCGAACCCGACGCCGTCTTCGACTGCGTGGCGTACCAACCGCGGGAGGTCCGGGCCGCGACCGAGATTTTCTCGGACGCCGACGCCTACGTCTACATCTCGTCGGGCGACGCCTACGGCAACGAGGAGATTCCCAAGCGCGAGGGCGAGACCGAACTCCGGCCCTGCACGATGGAGCAGGCGACCGACGACTCGGGCGAGACCTACGGCAACCGGAAGGCCGAGGGCGACCGCGCGATTCGCGCCGCCGCCGACCGCGGCGTGAACGCCTACAGCGTCCGGCCCTGTATCGTCTACGGCCCGCACGACTACACCGAGCGACTGGACTACTGGATAGACCGCGTGGCGAACTACGACCGCGTGGTCGTGCCCGGCGACGGCGACAACGTCTGGCACCGCGCGTACGTCGAGGACGTGGCGAGCGCGCTCCGGGTCGTCGCCGAGGAGGGGACGCCCGGCGAGTCGTACAACGTCGGGGACCGGCGCGTCGTGACGATAGACGAGATGCTGAAGCTAATCGCCGACGCGCTCGATAGCGCGGAACCCCGTTCCGCGGACACGTCGAGCGGGCAAGGCCCGCGAGACACCGACCTCGAAATCGTCCACGCGGGCGAGCGCGAACTCGCGGCCGCCGACCTCGCGTCCGACGACTTCGTCCTCTACCGGGACTACCCGCACGTGCTGGACACCGACAAACTGGCGGACTTGGGGTGGGACTCGACGCCGCTCTCGGAGGCGATGGCGACGACCGTCGAGGAACACCTCGACAGCGACCGCGACGGGAGCGAGTACGACCCCGGCCGCGAGGCCGAGGAGCGCGTGCTGGGCGTGCTGGACACGCTGTAG